The following are encoded together in the Erwinia sp. E602 genome:
- the murI gene encoding glutamate racemase: MAMKPLDGNTTSAAATTSKPRPTVLVFDSGVGGLSVYDEIRKLLPDLHYLYAFDNVAFPYGEKSEEFIVERVVAIVEAVTRLYPLALVVIACNSASTVTLPALRERFEFPVVGVVPAIKPAARLTRNGIVGLLATRGTVKRPYTHELVARFASECKTEMLGSAELVELAEAKLHGQPVATEEVRRILQPWLRMKEPPDTVVLGCTHFPLISEELQQVLPEGTRLIDSGAAIARRTVWLLENEAPEALSSGENIAFCMAITEQAVQLMPVLQRYGFGKLEKLSLSAVSE, encoded by the coding sequence ATGGCTATGAAACCCCTGGACGGGAATACTACCTCAGCGGCAGCTACAACTTCTAAACCGCGCCCCACCGTGCTGGTTTTTGACTCCGGCGTCGGTGGGCTTTCAGTCTATGATGAGATCCGCAAGCTGTTGCCGGATCTTCATTATCTTTACGCTTTCGATAACGTTGCCTTTCCTTATGGTGAGAAGTCGGAAGAGTTTATCGTTGAACGGGTCGTCGCTATCGTTGAGGCAGTGACCCGCCTTTATCCCCTGGCACTGGTGGTGATTGCCTGTAACTCAGCGAGCACCGTCACCCTGCCTGCCTTACGCGAACGTTTCGAATTCCCGGTGGTGGGCGTGGTACCTGCTATTAAGCCGGCGGCGCGTCTGACCCGGAACGGCATCGTCGGCCTGCTGGCTACGCGCGGCACCGTGAAGCGTCCTTATACTCATGAGCTGGTGGCGCGCTTTGCCAGTGAATGCAAAACCGAAATGCTTGGCTCGGCAGAGCTGGTGGAACTGGCCGAAGCCAAACTGCACGGTCAGCCGGTAGCTACAGAAGAAGTGAGACGTATTCTGCAGCCGTGGCTGCGTATGAAGGAGCCGCCGGACACAGTGGTGCTGGGCTGCACGCACTTCCCGCTGATTAGTGAAGAACTGCAGCAGGTGCTGCCGGAAGGGACGCGGCTGATTGACTCCGGCGCGGCGATTGCCCGCCGTACCGTCTGGTTACTGGAGAATGAAGCGCCGGAGGCGTTATCATCCGGTGAGAACATCGCTTTTTGTATGGCGATCACCGAGCAGGCTGTACAATTAATGCCCGTTTTGCAGCGTTATGGCTTTGGGAAGCTCGAAAAACTGTCACTTTCAGCGGTTTCAGAGTAA
- a CDS encoding DUF413 domain-containing protein, translating into MAESFATTNRFFDNKHYPRGFSRHGDFTIKEAQLLERYGYAFNELDLAKREPVTEEERQFIEVCRGVREPQSEPERVWSKYMTRIKRPKRFHTLSGGKPQMEGVEDYTDSDD; encoded by the coding sequence ATGGCGGAAAGCTTCGCAACTACGAATCGTTTTTTTGATAACAAGCATTACCCACGCGGTTTCTCACGCCACGGTGATTTCACCATCAAAGAAGCTCAACTTCTTGAGCGTTATGGTTACGCTTTCAACGAGCTGGATCTGGCCAAGCGCGAGCCGGTAACGGAAGAAGAGCGTCAGTTTATTGAGGTGTGCCGGGGCGTACGCGAGCCGCAAAGTGAGCCCGAAAGAGTCTGGTCGAAGTATATGACCCGCATCAAGCGTCCTAAGCGCTTCCACACCCTGTCCGGCGGTAAACCGCAGATGGAAGGTGTCGAGGACTACACGGACAGCGACGATTAA
- the hdfR gene encoding HTH-type transcriptional regulator HdfR, with the protein MDTELLKTFLEVSRTRHFGRAAEALYLTQSAVSFRIRQLENQLGVNLFTRHRNNIRLTSAGERLLPYAETLMTTWLLAKKEVSHTQQHHELSIGASASLWEAYLTPWMQTLYEHRQSLHLEARIAQRHLLVKQLHERQLDLLITTEAPKMEELSSQQIGHISLALFRSRHGGEKEKYDYIKLEWGADFHQHEHYLAGADDVPILTTTSAQLTRQLLATTGACSFLPEFWAADYSDLLSVPDTPAVVRPLYAVWLQNSDQEATIRQLLKFPVTMNR; encoded by the coding sequence GTGGATACGGAATTACTGAAAACCTTTCTGGAAGTGAGCCGAACTCGCCACTTTGGACGCGCTGCGGAAGCCCTCTACCTCACACAGTCGGCCGTTAGTTTTCGCATTCGGCAATTGGAAAATCAGCTTGGCGTGAACCTGTTCACCCGACACCGCAACAATATCCGGCTGACCTCCGCCGGCGAGCGGCTGCTCCCCTATGCAGAAACGCTGATGACCACCTGGCTGCTGGCAAAGAAGGAGGTGTCGCATACGCAGCAGCACCATGAGCTGTCGATAGGCGCCAGCGCCTCGCTGTGGGAGGCTTATCTGACCCCGTGGATGCAAACGCTTTACGAGCACCGTCAAAGCCTGCACCTTGAGGCGCGTATTGCTCAGCGTCATCTGTTGGTCAAACAGCTGCATGAGCGGCAGCTGGACCTACTGATCACCACTGAAGCGCCTAAAATGGAAGAGCTGTCCAGCCAGCAGATCGGCCATATCTCTCTCGCGCTGTTCCGCTCACGCCACGGCGGGGAGAAGGAGAAATATGACTACATTAAGCTGGAATGGGGGGCCGATTTTCATCAGCACGAGCACTATCTGGCCGGTGCCGATGATGTGCCGATCCTGACCACCACATCCGCACAGTTGACCCGGCAGTTGCTTGCGACCACGGGAGCCTGCTCATTTTTGCCTGAATTCTGGGCCGCAGATTACAGCGATCTTCTGTCAGTTCCGGATACGCCAGCTGTGGTCAGGCCGCTGTATGCCGTATGGCTGCAGAACAGCGATCAGGAGGCAACTATCCGCCAACTGTTGAAATTTCCGGTAACAATGAACAGATAA